The Bryobacteraceae bacterium genome includes a window with the following:
- a CDS encoding aminopeptidase: MQRRELFRGAPLLLMVRHARASSLAGYEQTARRIIDAALADNGGWAKLEYFCDRIGHRLSGSKALERAIEWAAGEMRREGLENVATPAVQVPVWVRGEESAWMVEPREARLAMLGLGGSVGTPAEGITAEAVCVENFEELEKLGAEKVRGRVVVYNQPWRGYRDTVVYRSQGASRAARLGARAVLLRSVTPAGLRTPHTGALNYSADAPKIPAAAISIEDALMIDRLCRQGLRVVVKLQMEARTLEDAASANVIGEIAGREKPEEIVVMGGHIDSWDVGQGAHDDASGCAATWQAVQIVKSLGLRPRRTLRVCLWTNEENGLRGGRAYREWAGDSVRRHVAAIEMDGGAEKLRGFGLTIQGASGAVQEQAIERMQQIAALMRPLGAVEMVRGGGGADIGPLMREGVPGIGHLTTGRRYFEWHHTEADTLDKIDRREFQEHVAALAVLGYVLADMEERLAEEVHPTGGMK, encoded by the coding sequence ATGCAGAGAAGGGAACTCTTCAGAGGGGCGCCGTTGTTGCTGATGGTGCGGCATGCGCGGGCTTCCAGCCTGGCCGGATACGAACAGACGGCGCGGCGGATCATCGATGCAGCGCTGGCCGACAACGGCGGCTGGGCCAAGCTCGAATACTTCTGCGACCGGATCGGCCACCGGCTGTCCGGATCGAAGGCGCTGGAGCGGGCGATCGAATGGGCCGCGGGCGAGATGCGCCGGGAAGGGCTCGAAAACGTTGCAACGCCCGCCGTGCAGGTGCCCGTGTGGGTGCGCGGCGAGGAGAGCGCGTGGATGGTGGAGCCGCGCGAGGCGCGGCTGGCCATGCTCGGCCTCGGCGGCAGCGTGGGCACGCCCGCCGAGGGCATCACAGCCGAGGCTGTGTGCGTCGAGAATTTCGAGGAACTCGAGAAGCTGGGCGCGGAGAAGGTGCGCGGCAGGGTGGTCGTGTACAACCAGCCCTGGCGCGGGTATCGCGATACCGTGGTTTACCGCAGCCAGGGGGCGTCGCGCGCGGCGCGGCTGGGCGCGCGCGCCGTGCTGCTGCGCAGCGTGACGCCCGCGGGCCTGCGCACGCCTCACACGGGCGCGCTGAACTATTCTGCCGACGCCCCGAAGATTCCCGCCGCGGCCATCAGCATCGAGGACGCGCTGATGATTGACCGGCTCTGCCGGCAGGGGCTCCGCGTCGTCGTCAAGCTTCAGATGGAAGCCAGAACGCTGGAAGACGCCGCCTCGGCGAACGTCATCGGCGAAATCGCAGGCCGCGAAAAGCCCGAAGAGATTGTCGTCATGGGCGGCCACATCGACTCCTGGGATGTGGGCCAGGGCGCCCACGACGACGCCAGCGGCTGCGCCGCGACGTGGCAGGCAGTGCAGATTGTGAAGTCGCTTGGCCTGCGCCCGCGCCGCACGCTGCGCGTCTGCCTCTGGACGAACGAGGAGAATGGATTGCGCGGCGGGCGCGCTTATCGCGAGTGGGCGGGCGATTCCGTGCGGCGGCACGTGGCAGCCATCGAGATGGACGGCGGGGCTGAGAAACTGCGCGGCTTCGGGCTGACCATTCAGGGGGCGTCGGGCGCTGTGCAGGAGCAGGCCATCGAACGCATGCAGCAGATCGCCGCGCTGATGCGGCCGCTGGGCGCCGTAGAGATGGTGCGCGGCGGCGGCGGCGCCGACATCGGGCCGCTCATGCGCGAAGGCGTCCCGGGCATCGGCCATCTCACCACGGGACGGCGCTACTTCGAGTGGCACCACACAGAGGCCGACACGCTCGACAAGATCGACCGCCGCGAATTCCAGGAGCACGTGGCCGCCCTCGCCGTGCTCGGCTACGTGCTGGCTGACATGGAAGAGCGGCTGGCGGAAGAGGTTCATCCGACGGGAGGCATGAAATGA